A stretch of the candidate division WOR-3 bacterium genome encodes the following:
- a CDS encoding sodium/proline symporter, whose product MNSIVTIEFVLYLALIMGIGLYFARKKMTQADFHLGGKKIPGWALALSERATGESAWCLLGLTGFAFAAGLSSVWIAVGCVAGITVSWLWLAKEFRRERDKYDTLTLPDYLATKYASRGKFIRWFSSIIIIFFFVLYVAAQFSGGGKTLNITFGIPVTWGIIISAVVVILYAMAGGFLSVVWTDVVQAILMIITLVVTPIVALIAIAQSNISIPGALTVAGGGLDSWTGGAVGFAAGTLIFNNFSWFFGYLGGQPQLDARWMAMRSDRDVKIGAAVAITWTLLAYAGAITLGIAAIALFGAGVVSDPEQILPFMLLKLMPPWLAGILLAGAVAAMMSTADSQLLIATSSISEDIVHKALRRDFDDRKLVMISRITILVVGLIALVMAFTSKSLIYTIVSWAWAGIGCSFAPAVILSFFWKKFNSRGVIASLVSGFVTTIIWMTTGLDSIFTARAATFIIAFVCAVVVTLWKSDRD is encoded by the coding sequence ATGAATAGCATTGTCACGATAGAATTTGTGCTATACCTGGCATTGATCATGGGGATTGGACTGTATTTTGCCAGGAAGAAGATGACCCAGGCTGATTTTCACCTCGGCGGTAAGAAGATTCCCGGCTGGGCACTTGCTCTTTCGGAAAGAGCGACCGGCGAATCGGCCTGGTGTCTGCTCGGGTTAACTGGTTTTGCATTTGCCGCCGGCCTTTCATCGGTGTGGATCGCTGTCGGGTGTGTGGCAGGTATCACTGTTTCCTGGCTCTGGCTGGCAAAAGAATTCAGACGGGAACGCGATAAATACGATACCCTGACGCTGCCCGATTACCTGGCTACGAAATATGCAAGTAGGGGTAAATTCATAAGATGGTTCTCCAGTATCATCATCATTTTCTTCTTTGTCCTCTATGTGGCGGCACAGTTCAGCGGCGGCGGTAAGACGTTGAACATCACATTCGGCATTCCGGTCACATGGGGGATCATTATTTCTGCGGTCGTTGTTATTCTATATGCGATGGCAGGGGGTTTCTTGTCTGTGGTCTGGACCGATGTAGTACAGGCTATTCTGATGATCATAACACTGGTAGTAACACCCATCGTGGCGCTCATTGCCATTGCGCAGAGTAATATATCAATCCCCGGAGCTCTGACTGTTGCCGGAGGTGGTTTGGATTCCTGGACCGGCGGTGCGGTCGGATTTGCCGCGGGGACCTTAATATTCAACAATTTTTCCTGGTTCTTCGGGTATTTGGGCGGACAGCCGCAGCTCGATGCACGCTGGATGGCAATGCGATCTGACCGGGATGTCAAGATCGGCGCGGCAGTTGCGATCACCTGGACACTACTTGCTTATGCCGGAGCGATCACACTTGGTATTGCGGCGATTGCGCTTTTCGGCGCGGGCGTGGTCTCTGATCCTGAACAGATCCTTCCGTTTATGCTATTGAAACTCATGCCTCCCTGGCTTGCGGGTATTCTCCTCGCCGGTGCGGTTGCGGCAATGATGTCGACTGCGGATTCGCAGTTATTGATTGCGACATCATCGATCAGCGAAGACATCGTGCACAAAGCATTGCGCAGGGACTTTGACGATCGGAAGCTGGTTATGATCTCACGTATTACGATCCTTGTCGTCGGATTGATCGCACTCGTCATGGCATTTACTTCAAAGAGTCTGATCTACACTATAGTCAGCTGGGCCTGGGCAGGTATCGGATGTTCTTTTGCCCCGGCCGTCATTCTATCGTTCTTCTGGAAGAAATTCAACTCGCGTGGCGTTATTGCTTCGCTCGTCTCGGGTTTTGTTACGACCATTATCTGGATGACCACGGGTCTCGATTCTATCTTCACCGCACGAGCCGCAACATTTATTATCGCCTTTGTTTGTGCTGTGGTCGTTACTCTCTGGAAATCAGACAGAGACTAA
- the ispF gene encoding 2-C-methyl-D-erythritol 2,4-cyclodiphosphate synthase: protein MMVGIGYDIHQLVPKRQLFLGGVKIDFPKGLAGHSDGDVLIHAICDALLGAANLGDIGRHFPPDDNRYKDISSLKLLKSVSKFLKNTGYMVKHIDTVVIAEAPRILPHIEQMKTTIANAINISSDAISIKGKTNEGMGEIGEGKAIAAWAVCQIGRIYATPER, encoded by the coding sequence TTGATGGTTGGAATCGGCTATGACATACATCAGCTCGTGCCCAAAAGGCAGTTATTTTTGGGCGGCGTGAAAATCGATTTTCCAAAAGGACTTGCGGGACATTCAGACGGCGATGTACTGATCCATGCCATATGCGATGCACTACTGGGAGCTGCCAATTTAGGTGATATCGGAAGACATTTCCCGCCCGATGACAACCGCTACAAGGACATCTCGAGCCTGAAGCTACTGAAATCAGTGAGCAAGTTCCTGAAAAATACAGGATACATGGTGAAACATATTGACACTGTTGTCATAGCAGAAGCACCCAGAATCCTGCCACATATCGAACAAATGAAAACCACCATTGCCAACGCGATCAACATCTCAAGCGATGCGATCTCCATAAAGGGAAAGACAAATGAAGGAATGGGCGAAATCGGTGAGGGAAAGGCAATCGCTGCCTGGGCTGTTTGCCAGATAGGGAGAATATATGCTACCCCTGAAAGATGA
- a CDS encoding amino acid permease, translating into MALKKELGLFEVFAIASGAMISSGLFVLPGIAFAKAGPAMILSYIIAGVLVIPALLSKAELVTAMPKAGGDYFYITRSMGFAPGTVAGMASWLSLSLKTAFALMGMGIFALLINPGLSIPAIKAIAVILCLFFMMVNLLGIKEAGRTQILLVVALFVILCLYVIVGFTNVHPDRLDNFTPYGFGRVLSTAGLVFISFGGLTKVASVAEEIKNPKTTVPLGMMLAYIMVLGLYVAVAFVTVGILDPESLRTSLTPISAGAKTFWGMGGIVVTAIAALLAFISTANAGIMSASRYPLAMSRDEILPHFFSKISKKFKTPHIAIIVTSSIMIITILFLDLEVLIKAASTMLLLLYISANLAVIVMRESRLQNYQPSFHAPFYPYIQIAGILGYLFLIADMGVLTLAMTATFIAAALIWYLLYVRPKITRESALMCIVERVTDRQIATDTLREELREVVKEREEIIEDDFDHLIKEAVVLDFEKTLQFDDFVQIASEQLSNRLGVEKAKFVQLFIEREKQSCTALRPGLAIPHIIIEGKDKFDVLLVRAKEGIIFPDAPEPVHIIFVLVGTQDRRRSHLRALMAIAQISQDPDFDKTWHKAGTTEDLRDIILLGKRKRH; encoded by the coding sequence ATGGCTCTGAAAAAGGAACTCGGCCTTTTCGAAGTGTTCGCTATCGCGTCCGGAGCCATGATTAGTTCCGGGTTGTTTGTGCTGCCCGGCATCGCATTTGCCAAAGCTGGGCCGGCCATGATCCTTTCGTACATAATCGCCGGGGTGCTCGTTATACCGGCGCTGCTCAGCAAAGCAGAGCTGGTAACTGCCATGCCCAAAGCAGGCGGCGACTATTTCTACATAACAAGAAGCATGGGTTTTGCTCCGGGCACGGTTGCCGGGATGGCAAGCTGGCTGTCACTGAGTCTGAAGACGGCGTTTGCATTGATGGGGATGGGAATATTCGCACTGCTGATCAACCCCGGTCTCAGCATTCCGGCAATCAAGGCAATAGCGGTCATATTATGCCTTTTCTTCATGATGGTAAATCTCTTAGGCATAAAGGAGGCCGGCAGAACTCAGATCCTCCTCGTTGTAGCACTGTTTGTCATTCTCTGTCTCTACGTGATCGTAGGTTTCACGAATGTGCATCCGGACCGTCTCGACAATTTCACACCCTATGGTTTTGGCCGCGTACTTTCCACTGCCGGGCTTGTGTTCATCTCTTTTGGTGGACTCACCAAGGTCGCGAGCGTTGCCGAGGAGATCAAGAACCCAAAAACAACAGTGCCGCTCGGGATGATGCTCGCGTACATAATGGTTCTCGGCCTCTATGTCGCCGTGGCTTTCGTGACCGTAGGCATACTCGATCCAGAATCGTTAAGAACATCTCTCACGCCGATTTCCGCCGGAGCAAAAACATTCTGGGGAATGGGTGGCATCGTTGTTACTGCTATTGCCGCTCTTCTGGCATTCATTTCAACCGCCAACGCGGGGATCATGTCTGCATCTCGCTATCCGCTTGCGATGAGCCGCGACGAAATTCTGCCCCACTTCTTCTCCAAAATAAGCAAAAAATTCAAGACACCGCATATCGCGATAATAGTAACCTCCTCTATTATGATCATCACAATACTATTTCTCGATCTCGAGGTGCTGATAAAAGCCGCCTCGACCATGCTGCTCCTCCTGTACATTTCGGCAAATCTTGCGGTGATAGTAATGCGCGAGAGTCGGCTTCAGAACTATCAGCCAAGTTTCCATGCACCCTTTTACCCGTATATCCAGATCGCCGGCATCCTTGGCTATCTTTTTCTCATCGCTGACATGGGCGTTCTAACGCTCGCGATGACAGCGACATTCATCGCCGCTGCACTAATCTGGTACTTGCTATACGTACGGCCGAAGATAACAAGAGAATCGGCGCTCATGTGCATAGTCGAACGTGTTACCGACAGACAGATCGCGACAGATACACTACGCGAGGAATTACGCGAAGTAGTGAAAGAACGAGAAGAGATAATCGAGGATGACTTCGACCATTTGATCAAAGAAGCCGTAGTACTCGATTTCGAAAAAACCCTGCAATTTGATGATTTTGTACAAATAGCCTCTGAGCAATTGAGCAATCGACTGGGTGTTGAAAAGGCAAAATTCGTTCAACTCTTCATTGAACGCGAGAAACAATCCTGCACGGCATTGAGGCCGGGATTGGCGATCCCACATATCATCATCGAGGGAAAAGATAAATTCGATGTGCTACTTGTGCGCGCTAAGGAAGGTATAATATTCCCCGATGCGCCTGAACCAGTCCACATCATCTTCGTGCTGGTCGGCACTCAAGACAGACGCCGATCACATCTGAGAGCACTGATGGCAATTGCTCAGATATCACAAGACCCTGATTTTGACAAAACGTGGCACAAAGCAGGAACGACCGAAGACCTGCGTGACATCATACTACTCGGCAAGCGCAAAAGGCACTAG
- a CDS encoding ABC transporter ATP-binding protein, producing MVENGEIVVNGIHKVFKKGKPDEVRAVDGISFNINKGELFGLLGPNGAGKTTLIKCISTLLIPDSGSVEVGGYDICREPVEVRRHIGVLTGGERSLYWKLTPVENLRYFAALYGVPRKVTKERIGYLLELMGLKDKSKVRVEKLSSGMKQKLSLARVLVHDPPILLVDEPTLGLDPYFARFIRDFVKNELNKRLKKTILLTTHYMDEADELCERIAFMNRGKIEAMDTPNRLKQSMPQKQVLEIKCRGTIEKEMFENIEGAASINISHGEGFAYLRWNTDNSEMILGNIIELVREKAKIFSVRVTVPTLEDVFVHLTGASLKDG from the coding sequence ATGGTGGAAAACGGCGAAATCGTTGTCAACGGTATACACAAAGTATTCAAGAAGGGCAAGCCAGATGAAGTCCGGGCAGTGGACGGCATTAGTTTTAATATCAACAAAGGCGAGCTATTTGGCCTGCTGGGTCCCAATGGTGCCGGTAAGACGACACTCATAAAGTGTATCTCGACTCTCTTGATCCCCGACAGTGGATCAGTGGAGGTCGGCGGTTACGATATCTGCCGTGAGCCGGTTGAGGTGAGACGGCATATTGGAGTGTTGACCGGAGGCGAGCGTTCCCTCTATTGGAAACTCACTCCGGTCGAGAATCTGCGTTATTTTGCTGCTCTCTATGGTGTGCCCCGCAAGGTCACGAAAGAACGAATCGGGTATCTCCTTGAGTTAATGGGGTTGAAGGATAAGTCGAAGGTCCGGGTCGAGAAACTATCTTCGGGGATGAAGCAGAAGTTGTCCCTGGCCAGGGTTCTGGTCCATGACCCGCCGATACTGCTCGTGGACGAACCAACACTGGGTCTTGATCCTTATTTCGCACGTTTCATCAGGGATTTTGTGAAGAATGAACTTAACAAGAGACTCAAAAAGACGATTCTCCTGACCACTCATTATATGGATGAAGCCGATGAACTGTGTGAGCGGATCGCTTTTATGAATCGTGGCAAGATCGAGGCCATGGATACTCCAAATCGGTTGAAGCAGAGCATGCCACAGAAACAGGTGCTGGAAATAAAATGTCGGGGCACGATCGAGAAAGAAATGTTTGAAAACATCGAGGGCGCAGCTAGCATCAATATTTCACATGGAGAGGGATTCGCTTATCTGAGGTGGAATACGGACAATTCGGAAATGATCCTGGGTAATATCATTGAACTCGTGCGGGAAAAGGCAAAGATATTTTCCGTGCGTGTGACCGTGCCTACCCTCGAAGACGTTTTTGTGCATCTGACAGGCGCAAGCCTAAAAGACGGATGA
- a CDS encoding rhomboid family intramembrane serine protease: protein MLPLKDDLKSHTRPVVVYAILTANILVYLYEISLGAELNDFVRQFGVVPYLLFHPTGIESYMRLFTSMFIHADSIMHILGNMLFLWIFADNVEDRMGHAKFILFYFACGIAAALLQSAIDPGSKIPMIGASGAVSGVLGAYILLFPKARVLALIPLGFFLRISYLPSFIFLGIWFLYQFLIGVSSLGARGGVAYFAHIGGFVAGLLLALPFRKRGKTIDYNIY, encoded by the coding sequence ATGCTACCCCTGAAAGATGACCTGAAATCGCATACCAGACCGGTCGTTGTCTACGCCATTCTCACGGCCAACATCCTCGTTTACCTTTATGAAATATCACTTGGGGCTGAGCTCAACGATTTCGTCCGGCAGTTCGGCGTCGTCCCTTATCTGCTGTTTCATCCGACCGGTATTGAAAGCTATATGAGGCTTTTTACCAGCATGTTCATCCACGCCGACAGCATCATGCATATTCTCGGGAATATGCTTTTTCTCTGGATCTTTGCAGATAATGTCGAGGACCGGATGGGACACGCGAAGTTCATATTGTTCTATTTTGCCTGCGGTATTGCCGCGGCGCTACTGCAAAGTGCCATTGATCCGGGTTCGAAGATCCCGATGATCGGTGCAAGCGGAGCAGTGTCCGGTGTTCTTGGTGCATATATACTGCTGTTCCCCAAAGCACGGGTCCTCGCGCTCATCCCCCTCGGGTTCTTTTTGAGAATATCATATCTGCCGTCTTTTATCTTTCTCGGCATATGGTTCTTGTACCAATTTCTTATTGGAGTTTCTTCTCTCGGAGCACGCGGCGGCGTGGCGTATTTTGCCCACATCGGAGGCTTTGTTGCCGGTCTGCTTCTCGCACTACCTTTCAGGAAGAGAGGAAAAACGATCGATTATAATATTTACTGA
- a CDS encoding potassium channel protein, which translates to MIHRRVAIIVMAIVAVFFGGTVGYMVIEGWSFNEAVYMTIITVSTVGYGEVRPLSEAGRIFTAALIISGILLIATGANFIFSSIMEGTFGEIFRRQGMQQRISKMKDHFVICGVGAVGEDIIQEFISADEPFVLIDREQEVLEKFVRENPKILYFTGDATHDEVLKYAGIKNAKGIIAALGNDADNLYICLTARSLNPKLRIISRAVEAASIDKLRKAGADYVFSPEKIGGIHLAAAALRPTVMSFLDTILRGQHLNLLLDEVTVKTGSAIAGKTLKETEISRKIGIVIPALKSAELNKLTFNPSSDSIINPGDTLIGFGSPEQIIQLRKMCS; encoded by the coding sequence ATGATCCACAGACGCGTAGCTATCATAGTAATGGCAATCGTTGCGGTTTTTTTCGGGGGAACGGTTGGATATATGGTCATCGAAGGATGGTCATTCAATGAAGCAGTTTATATGACCATCATCACTGTATCGACGGTTGGATACGGAGAAGTGAGGCCGTTAAGCGAGGCAGGGCGGATCTTCACCGCCGCCCTAATAATCAGCGGCATTTTGCTCATCGCAACAGGTGCTAACTTCATCTTCTCTTCAATCATGGAGGGAACGTTCGGCGAGATATTCAGGAGGCAAGGAATGCAGCAGAGAATTTCGAAAATGAAAGATCATTTTGTGATTTGCGGGGTGGGCGCAGTCGGCGAAGATATTATACAGGAATTCATCAGTGCCGATGAGCCTTTTGTCCTGATAGATAGAGAACAGGAGGTCCTCGAGAAATTCGTCAGGGAAAATCCGAAGATACTCTACTTTACAGGTGATGCAACCCATGATGAAGTATTGAAGTACGCGGGGATCAAGAATGCCAAAGGTATCATAGCCGCATTGGGAAATGACGCGGATAACCTATACATTTGTCTGACCGCGCGATCTCTGAATCCAAAATTACGCATCATATCGCGCGCCGTTGAGGCAGCATCCATCGATAAACTAAGAAAGGCGGGCGCCGACTACGTATTTTCTCCGGAGAAGATCGGCGGGATACACCTTGCCGCGGCTGCACTGAGGCCAACGGTCATGTCTTTTCTCGATACGATACTACGTGGACAACACCTCAACCTCCTGCTCGATGAAGTGACTGTGAAAACGGGCTCAGCGATCGCCGGTAAAACACTGAAAGAAACAGAAATATCCAGAAAGATCGGAATCGTCATTCCTGCGTTGAAGTCTGCAGAACTGAACAAATTGACTTTCAATCCAAGTTCGGACAGTATAATCAATCCGGGCGACACCCTAATCGGATTCGGATCACCCGAGCAGATTATTCAGCTCAGAAAAATGTGTTCCTGA
- a CDS encoding ABC transporter permease has protein sequence MWVIVEEVRKSVRILLAYPAEVIFWIFSPLLWVIPLVFQGKALVGAFSSTQFGRLAGTDEFIPYVLIGAIISTYMFSAVWSMGNSFRDETYYGTLEHILSSPARPAYILIGKGLYNSILSTSFVIVQLLICVFIFGLDITLVKILPIFMFLLLLIVGLYGIGFMAAALTLLVKEAHGLLHMFEYILFLFSPIRYPVEVNPITKAISVFIPLTYALIALRGLMLNIEFNFLKNSIILLGIDCVLIPLGLVIFHYVEKRTKTRGTLSDY, from the coding sequence ATGTGGGTGATAGTCGAGGAAGTGAGAAAGAGCGTCAGAATACTGCTCGCATACCCTGCTGAAGTTATATTCTGGATATTTTCACCGCTGTTATGGGTGATCCCGCTTGTATTTCAGGGCAAGGCATTGGTCGGTGCTTTCAGCAGTACCCAGTTCGGCAGGCTTGCGGGTACTGATGAGTTCATCCCATATGTGCTAATCGGCGCGATCATAAGTACATATATGTTCTCTGCAGTGTGGAGCATGGGTAATTCGTTTCGAGATGAAACATACTACGGAACGCTCGAACACATTCTGTCATCCCCTGCGCGTCCGGCCTACATTCTCATAGGAAAAGGTTTGTACAACTCGATTCTATCTACCTCTTTTGTCATAGTGCAACTGCTTATCTGCGTTTTTATTTTTGGTCTGGACATCACACTGGTCAAGATCCTGCCAATCTTCATGTTTCTGCTTTTACTCATTGTTGGTCTTTACGGTATCGGTTTCATGGCTGCCGCGCTCACCCTTCTTGTAAAGGAAGCCCACGGTTTGTTACACATGTTTGAGTACATACTTTTTCTATTTTCACCGATCCGCTATCCAGTCGAAGTGAATCCCATAACGAAAGCGATCAGTGTTTTTATACCGCTCACTTATGCACTCATTGCCCTTCGCGGTCTTATGCTCAACATCGAATTCAACTTTCTCAAGAACAGCATCATTCTGCTCGGAATTGACTGCGTGTTGATCCCCCTTGGTCTGGTTATCTTCCATTACGTTGAGAAGCGGACAAAGACCAGAGGTACGCTGTCAGACTATTAG
- a CDS encoding ABC transporter permease: MALKQGHKGLVKTFLHYLRAVNAENIKEWKIELTYKPDFIRQFIEPFVYLFPYFLYGFALLGGRYSEHLRSLTGISDMVAYTFIGYLFIGFLNTACWAMGFSLRKEQWFGTLETIFVAPVPRWVYVAGMALHSTCHQGLIMLIQAVVIATFFAIVLHMSGIFMALLIVLLMLLGLYGLGIIVAGLTIALKQWWVVSEALSTLIVVVTPIAYPLAVLPFVLRKISMFLPTTYGIIGVRHLLLGEELVIGLPAIFLRLFVILVVWLTFGMIVFLVMDRYGRKKGSLSIY, from the coding sequence ATGGCATTGAAGCAGGGTCATAAAGGATTAGTCAAGACGTTCTTACACTATCTCCGTGCCGTGAACGCGGAGAATATCAAGGAATGGAAGATTGAATTGACCTACAAACCTGATTTTATCCGGCAATTCATCGAGCCTTTTGTGTATCTGTTTCCTTATTTTTTGTATGGTTTTGCTCTGCTCGGTGGTCGGTACTCAGAGCATCTGAGAAGCCTCACCGGGATAAGTGATATGGTTGCCTATACGTTCATTGGCTACTTGTTCATAGGCTTCTTGAACACCGCATGTTGGGCGATGGGTTTCTCGTTGCGTAAGGAACAATGGTTTGGTACTCTTGAAACGATCTTCGTCGCACCGGTCCCGCGTTGGGTTTATGTGGCTGGGATGGCTCTCCATTCAACATGCCACCAGGGGTTGATAATGCTCATTCAAGCGGTGGTGATCGCTACTTTCTTCGCAATCGTCCTTCACATGAGCGGCATTTTCATGGCGCTGCTGATCGTTCTGCTGATGTTGCTTGGTTTGTACGGGCTGGGCATTATTGTCGCTGGTTTGACGATCGCACTCAAACAGTGGTGGGTCGTTTCAGAAGCGCTCTCGACGCTCATCGTCGTCGTAACCCCGATCGCGTATCCGCTTGCGGTATTACCGTTTGTATTGCGTAAGATATCGATGTTCCTACCGACCACTTATGGCATCATCGGGGTCCGGCATCTCCTGCTGGGCGAGGAACTTGTTATTGGCCTGCCGGCGATCTTCTTGCGTCTCTTCGTGATATTAGTTGTTTGGTTGACATTCGGGATGATCGTATTTCTGGTCATGGACCGGTATGGCCGTAAGAAAGGTTCACTTTCCATATATTAA